The nucleotide window caagaattcacccaacaatctgaaaatcACAGCCCAAGGAATTCAACATTGctaacactgcctacaataactcaggcatctagcaaccattcaccagcacaactcaaagaagggagacacacaaactctactaccaaaaacaataagaataaccggagtaaacaaccactggtcattaatatcacttaatattaatggtttcaattcacctataaaaaggcacgggctaagagattggatacgaaaacaagatcaaacattctgctgtttgcaaaaaacacatctcaaccacaaagacaggcatctactcagagtaaagggttgggaaaaggtttttcaagcaaatggtcctaagaaaaaagcaggtgtgcccatactaatttctaacaaaactgacttcaaactaaaatcaatcagaagagatcaagatggacactttatactcataacgggaacaattcatcaggatgaagtctcaatcctgaatatctatgcccctaatataaaagaacccacttatgtaaaagaaatattactaaaactcaaggcagacatcaaaccacacacactagtagtaggagacttcaacacacctctctctccaatggataggtcaatcagacagaaacctaatatagaattaagagaattgttggaggtaatgaagcaaatggacttaacagacatctatagatcactccacccaaataggaaagaatataccttcttctctgcagctcatggaaccttcttgaaaattgaccacatactcgaaaacaaaggaaacctccacagatacaaaaaaatatcagtgtccacctgtgtcttatcagatcaccacggattaaagttagaaggcaacaacaatgctacccccagaaagcagacaaactcatggaaactgaacagtcaactactgaaccacacctgggtcaaggaagaaattaagaaagaaattaaagtctttcttgaagttaatgaaaataaagaaacaacctattcaaacttatgggacacgatgaaagcagtgctaagaggaaagttcatagcactaagtgtccacttaaagaaaactgagaaagcatacattggggacttaacagcacacctgaaagctctagaaaagaaagaagaagacgtgcccaggaggagtataagactggaaataatcaaactgagggctgaaatcaacaaaatagaaacacagaaaacagtccaaagaatcaatgaaacaaaaagttggttcttggagaaaatcaacaagatcaacaaacccctatccaaactaattaaacaacagagagagaacacgcaaataaataagatcagaaatgaaaagggggacataaccacagacatagaggtaattcagagaatcattagatcttactacaaaagcctgtatgccacaaaactggaaaatgcaaaagaaatggacatttttttagataagtaccatataccaaagctaaaccaagaccaggtgaatgatctaaatagacctgttagtcatgaagaatagaaacggttatcaaaaatctcccttccaaaaaaagcccaggactagatggtttcaatgcagaattctaccagaacatccaagaagagctaatacctatactccttaatgtatttcacaaaatagaaacagaagagtcattgccaaattccttttatgaagctacagttaccctgataccaaaaccacacaaagacccaaccaagaaagagaattacaggcctatctcactcatgaatattgatgcaaaaactctcaataaaatactggcaaaccgaatccaagaacacattagaaaaattatccattatgatcaagtaggtttcatcccagagatgtagggctggttcaacatatgcaaatctatcaatgcaatccaccatataaataaactgaaagaaaaaaaaacatatgatcatttcattagatgctgaaaaagcattctacaaaattcaacacccctttatgataaaggtcttggagagattagggatacaagggtcatacctaaatataataaaagctatttacagcaagccgacagctaacatcaaattaaacggagagaaactcaaagccatcccactaaactcaggaacacaacaaggttgtccactctctccatacctcttcaatatagtgcttgaagttctagcaatagcaataagacaacataaggggatcaaggggatttgaattggaaaggaagaagttaaactttcattatttgcagatgatatgatagtgtacataagcgaccccaaaatctctaccaaagaactcctacagctgataaacacctttaataatgtgacaggatacaagatcaactccaaaaaatcagttgccttcctatacactaaggataaggaagcagagagggaaatcagagaaacatcacctttcatgatagccacaaatagcataaaatatcttggggtaactctgaccaaggaagtgaaagatctatttgacaagaactttaagtctttgaagaaagcaattgaagaggacaccagaaaatggaaggatctcccttgctcttggattgggaggatcaacatagtaaaaatggcaattcaccccaaagcaatctatagattcaatgcaatccccatcaaactcccatcaaaattcttcacagatctggaaaagacaataatcaactttatatggaaaaacaaaaaacccacgatagccaaaacaatattatacaataaaggatcgtctggaggcattaccatccctgacttcaaactctattacagagctacagtattgaaaacagcttggtattggcataaaaacagagaagtcgaccaatggaatcgaatagaagaccctgactttaactcacaaacctatgaacacctgattttcaataaaggagctaaaagtatacaatggaaaaaagagagcatcttcaacaaattgtgctggcaaaactggatgtcaatctgtagaagaatgaaaatagatccatatctatcaccacgcacaaaactcaagtccaaatggattaaagacctcaatatcagtccgaacaccctgaacctgatagaagagaaagtgggaagtactctacaacacatgggcacaggaaaccacttcctacgtctaaccccagcagcacagtcactaagggcatcattgaataaatgggacctcctgagactgagaagcttctgtaaagcaaaggatactgtcactaagataaaaagccaacccactgactgggagaagatcttcatcaaccccgcaactgacaaagatctgatctccaaaatatataaagaactgaagagaCTAGattgtaaaaggctaatcaacccaattataaaatggggcactgagctgaacagagagttctcaacagaagaagttcaaatggccaaaagacacttaagatcatgctcaacttccttagtgatcagggaaatgcaaatcaagacaactttaagataccatcttacacctgtcagaatggctaaaataaaaaaacaccaatgatagtctttgctggagagggtgtagagaaaggggtacactcatccattgctggtgggaatgcaaacttgtgcaaccactctggaaagcagtgtggcggtttctcaggaaatttgggatcaacctaccccttgacccagcaataccactcctgggaatatacccaagagatgccctatcatacaacaaaagtatatgctcaactatgttcatagcagcattgcttgtaatagccagaacctggaaacaacctagatgcccttcaatggaagaatggatgaagaaagtatggaatatatacatattagagtactactcagcagtaaagaacaatgacttcttgaattttgcatacaaatggacggaaatagaaaacactatcctgagtgaggtaagccagacccaaaaagaggcacatgggatgtactcactcatatttggtttctagccataaacaaaggacattgagcctataattcgtgatcccagagaagctaaataagaaggtgaacccaaagaaaaatatataggcatcctcctgaatattaaccttcatcaggagatgaaaggagacagaaacagagacccacattggagcaccagactgaaatctcaaggtccaaatcaggagcagaaggagagagagcacgagcaaggaactcaggaccgcgaggggtgcaaccacacactgagacaacggggatgttctattgggaactcaccaaggccagctggcctgggtctgaaaaagcatgggataaaactggactcgctgaacatagaggacaatgaggactgctgagaacacaagaacaatcgcagtgggtttttgatcctactgcacatactggctttgtgggagcctaggcagtttggatgctcaccttactagacctggatggaggtgggtggtccttgaacttcccacagggcagggaaccctgattgctcttcgggctgacgagggagggggacttgatgggggacggggagggaaatgggaagcggtggtgcggaggaggcagaaatctttaataaataaataaattaaaaaacacacaggTTCAATAATCCTACTCCCATTTGGTTCCCAGGAGGCTGGCTGTTCCACGTCTTTCATCACCTCCTGAGGTCTATTGCTGAGCTTTGGCCTGCATGATTGTTGGCGCCTCCTGTGCTCTTCTCACTCTACAACGTTTGGCAATTTGCTTCATCAATGATGGCAGCTAGTCCTATTTCAGCAGTAGTGATCTTCTTTGCTTCCCCCAAATCTGTGTGCTGTTGACAGTAGGGTGGAAATTTCGCTTCTTCTTCAAGTGGTAAAGCTTCTTATTGCTCTTCCCCAAGTGAACGGAATGACAGTTATGAAAACTGACTTCCCGATGATGCTTGCTACCAGCTTATTTGGGAATTTTCCATGCTGGCCAAGTGGTCATAGCTCATAGGATCTTAAATTTCATAGTCTGTCTCAGCATAGGTAGCAAGTTCAAAAATGGGTGAAATAACCTGAAGTCTCAGCTGGGTGTTATGCCGCACACCCATAGGTTATAGGATTATAACACGTATAGGTTATAGGATTATATGTCAAGGACTGGTCTCGACAAAATCACCTCTTTGACTGGAAGTTATTCCCAGACCCTGACTGTTGCAtagggctgcttgttcatcctggccacccagaactacacagaaactgcattaattaaatcattgctcagcccattagctctaacttcttattggctgactcttacatcttaatttaacctatttctagtaatctgtgtatcgccacgtggctgtggcttactggcaagattccaaccGGCCGGCAtgtgtctctggcggggctacatggcttctctcccctccacctcctttctccctgcattcagtttagttttccctgcctacctatgttctgccctgctataggtccaaagcggtttctttattcattaatggtaatcatagcataagTGGGAGATCTCCTATCACCTGACATTCACTTTGGAATGTTTgagtggaaagttccatttcaagccccctcccctgggtgGGGGGATcaaagttgtgtgtcaccatcGTCCAGCAATAAATGATTCTTAACTGTATGATTATTTGGTAAATAATTCCAAACATTacgtttattgttttgtttgaggccagttctcactatatagcactggctgctctggatATTCAGTGTGTAGGTAGAAAAAATGATCCTCAAACTTGTGGCCATCCTCtggcctgtgccttctgagtgctgggaatagaggtgtgtaccaccacactcagctctatATATCACTTTAATTTATGACTGCATGTTATTGTACCTCTCATTATCTATGGTAAGGCCTCGaatctcctctcttctctgtatACAGTTCCCATTCTTCACATTACGTCTTGCGAGTAAGAAAATCCAATATTCCAGACCACTGAACTGAAAGGAATGTGCTGGAATGAGTTAGGGTAGCCTTTGGTCCTTCATGATGGCTACTCAGAGTGACGCATAAACCATGCCAAGGGCAGCTAGACCCCACAGATAAGAGCACAGGACCAGCTGAGTCCTGACTTCTGCCGCTGTATAATGCTGTTTATGCAGAGGATGAACAAAGGGAGGGCATTAGCTGATTTTCAGGCCTTTAACGTTATCCTGTGTATTTACCCTTTGTTAAACAAATTGAATAAGCAAATGTTAAACTGATTCCTTGAGGCTGAGTGCGAAGGCTCAGGCTGGTGACCCCGGCACTTgagagctgaagcaggaggactgtcaccagttctaggccagcctgggcgactgtctcaaaacataaggaaaaaatagaaaaaaaaaagtgattgccTAAGACAGTAATTGCAGAAATGACTAAAAACCCTTAGTAGGCATTATCAAATAACGACTTTTGTCCTCCGATTCTAACATGCTGTTTGAGATGTCAATTTCAGATGAGCTATTATGATTTATTGACTCCATGAATACTTAGTGAATGATTAGTGTCAGGCACTTTATCATAGTCTGGAGACTCGGCGAACAAAACCAGACAGGGACGTCGTCCTTCACTTTCCAATGTGGGGAAGATGGACCTGGAGAGGCTGAAtactgattaaaaaaagaatcaaataggGAAGAGGCTGGGTGCTACTACCAGGACCAGTACTCTAAGGACAAGTGTTCAGTGGTACGAGTGATTTAACTTCAACCGTGGAACCATGCACACGAAGAGAAGTTTCCTCAAGGACGAGAGGCTGGGGTTTAAAACTGAGAAAACCTTTGGGtcaaaacaaaagaactaaaGACACAACCTGCATGGTCCAGGCACAGACCTGGTAGGGGTCACAAGATGGAGGAGAGCCCACCTGCAGAGGTCATTGTGGGTTATATTGGATTTATATCATTTCAAACTTGGGGTGAAAAGAGTAGAAATCTAGGCAATTTCTACAAACAGTCAAGCAAGGAGAATGAAGTTCCTTGGTATATTGGTTTCCTAGGGAGGATTCAAGACAAAGGGCCCAAGGAAAGCTCCGGTACAGTGGGATTCATCTCTTCTCCCCTGGAGCTTTTAATTCTGGCCAagattcattctgctctagtgaGGCCCAGCCAAAGTTTATTACTTAAACTTGGAAGTGAACAATTTCTGGTTATTGCCCAATGCATTGTGACTGTGGCTTCCCATTCTTCCACAGGTACACAACTGAGCACTCTGTGGCTCAATCTTAACTGTAACTAAAATGACTTACCTGCCCCAATTGTACAGGTATTATGACTAAATGCTAATGATATTTATACAAAGCAGTCAACTAGGCACACAgtattttaaaagtgaatttttattatgatttatattaaaaatttgtgTTGGATGTATTTGTTAGCGTAAAGGCTTAAGGTGCACAATGGATGTCTTTTCTCCGTCCACCTTTATTGAGATAGTGTCTGACACAGAACCAGAGGTTCACTGTCTGGATAGGCTAGCTGACTTCAGCAACTCCACTCCCCAGAGCAGAGGTTACAGGAGTTAGCTGTCACCTTGGCCTCTGACCTGTGTTCTGGTGTTTTGACCTCTGCTCCTTGATGGCATgccctttactgactgaaccatctcccttgCCTTTTGCAATTTTTCAGTGCTCCTTCATGCCAGATTTCAGTGTGGTGTGAGAACCcaaggggaagtgggaggaagatgCTTCTTGGAGCTCCTTTCTGGAGGTCAGTGAGGTCAAAGCTATTTCCTgtcttaaagacagggtcttcctacgTAGTCCTCGCTGGCCTGGCATTCTTCCCTGTAGAcaagattggcctcaaactcagtttcTGTTACGtgagtgcctggattaaaggtgtgcaccaccacagcccaccaAAGTATTTCCTCATTCTCTCAAAGTATGGTGGGACAGTACCAAAACTCAGAAGCAGCTAGACGATCCAATGGTTTTCAAAAGGAGACATTAGTTTTCTcactcaattttttatttttgaagttactTGTCATGTATTTAGACATAAATACAATTAACTTTGATATACCCTACGGAAACACAAATTCATTCAgccctcttttttaaatttttttattttatttatttatttatttatttatttatttatttatttatttatttatttatttatttttaggcgTAAGGCGATCGCTGTTCTGATGCAATCCATGTTTGAACAATCACAGACACCACAACTTGCTCTCCAAGTCCACACAGCTTTTTGCAGTGGTTACCTCACCCTGGACTGAACTTCTTCCGTTTCTGCCTGTCAAACGTCCCAGTCCACCTAAAACATGTGGTGACGCCCATGGTGACCCCAGGCCAGCCCAGAGTTAACCTCCCAGTGCGGACTGAGGCTCCGGTTAGGCATCCGGACTTCCGGCTCCGCCTGGCCACACCCGGCCGCTTCCAGGCTGCAGCCGCCCGGAAGGCCACACCAGACGCTAGACCCAGAGAGGGCGTTTCCGGGGCGCCCCGCCTCGTGAGgacctagccacgcccactccgaGGGGCGTGGTCTCCGACCGGCGCGGGAAAAGGGGCCGGCGCCGCGTGTGCGCGCTCAGCCGGCGATCGCGCGCAGCACGTTCGGGGTGGggatggcggcggcggcggcggcggctgggaGCGGGACGCCCAGAGAGGAGGAGGCTCCTGGAGGGGAGGCCGCGGCTACGCAGGCCCAAGCCCCGACGACTGCACCCGGGGCTCGGCTCTCCAGGCTGCCTCTGGCCAGAGTGAAGGCTCTGGTGAAGGCGGACCCTGACGTAACGCTCGCGGGACAGGAAGCCATCTTTATCCTGGCGCGTGCCGCGGTACGGCGGGAAAGCAAGGGCGCCGGGGTCGGGGGGCGTGGCGCGAGGGGGCGTGGCTCGGGGCGTGGCCTGGCGGGCCCAGGTGTGCCCACCTGTCTTCTCAAGAGGCCTGGGAAGGCGGCTGCAGGGCCCTTTGAGTTTGTTGGCCACTCGTGTCTTAACGAGGGCCCACTCAACTTTAGTGTGCGTCTCCGGTGGCTCACGTAGAACCTGAATGGGTCCACAGTGATTGAGTGGGGTGGATTCATAAGTATCAGCTGGAGGAGGATGAACCGGCTAGTCTATTAGGGGAAGGAATAGCAGAAGTATCTTCATGAAGTTAAGGGCAACCTTAGCTCTAGAACTTTCCTGTATGATAGAATCGCTCTCACCCTTCGTGCTCCGCTTATACACAAGgtcaacccccctccccccatcaactAATCTTTCCTCTGCTTGTTTGCTTCGCAGGAACTGTTCGTGGAGACTATTGCAAAGGATGCTTACTGCTGTGCTCAACAAGGAAAGAGGAAAACCCTCCAGAGGAGAGATTTGGGTAAAGTCCCTGGGGTTCCTCAGGGTGGACACGGGGACCATGGGCTAGGTTGGCTTTTTTTCTTGATTCGttcgttttggttttttgagacagggtgtctccgtGTAATAACACCTAGCTAGaactttgctctgtagaccaggctggcctggaactcacagagatccacctgcctctgcttgtgagtgctgggattaaagacatgcgccatcACTCCCTGCCGGCTAGACTTTCTTACACCTGCTTCACAAGGCATCACAGGCCTGGGGAAGTTTGGGTTTTGATTTATTCATCTAGCTGGCAACCCTTGCACATGCGTAAGCTTTTACAGACCGTATCTCTCACTTCTGTCTTGCCAAgctctttttctttagaaagagtaACTTCAGAGTGGAGAGAAAAGTGGATTTAGGTACTAAACAGGACTGTAGGAGGTCTTATGACTAGAAAGTGTTTGCGTGGGCTTTTATAGAGAGACAGTTAATACGTGAGAATTAATAGTGTAAAAATGATCTCACAACATCAAgggatatattttataataatgtaATTTGCATAAACCCCCTATCTTTATGCAAGTAAAGATTGTGGACTGTATAGTTTTGGGTCTGAGGTCCAAATGCCAAGAGCTAAtcaatatttccttttcttgtgtttcagaTAATGCAATAGAAGCTGTGGATGAATTTGCTTTTCTAGAAGGTGAGTTCACCGTTAGCACAGATCTTTTCCCTGCAGGTGATGTGAGTCCAAACCTTATAGAAACAGATCCTGCGTTTCCTCTGTACATGGAAACAGTTCTCCCTGCTTCctatttttaggaaaaaaagaaacattttccatTCTTGGGAGttagagaattctgggaaattGTTAGCTTAAAAGGAGAAGGGGAGTATAAAAACACTGGCGGAATTAGCAGGATTTAGGGTTTGAATCCTACGTAAATCTCCATCCCTAAATATCAGCCTTGCCCCTTGTCATGTTAGGAATTAGAAACAATTTGtagattttttaaagattaatttttatttatgtgtctgtgtttttgtttgagtATATGATATGCCACATGTCTGCAGGTACCCATAGGGTCAGAAGCGGGCTTctaatcccctggagctggagttacaggtggttgttagctgctaaacagtgctgggaactgaattccggtcctctggaggagcagcaacaCTCCAATCACCGAGTGATCTCTCCACCCTCAGTTCCTAACTTTTAAAGACAGCGGCTCCTGTAGCTCAGCACTGTGAACTCAGCTTCAAGTGACCTTGAATTCCTTTTCTTCATCACCTCCCATGTggtagtaaataataataataatataatgatCTGATGCTTGTTACTtactcttcactctgttctgcCTCTCTGTGTCAGCCTGTGTCCTTACACTCTATATGTTCTTTTCAAATGTCTTCTAAGATCCCTTCCCAATGGCTGCTTCAAGTCTAGATTTTTGAGAATTCTCCTTAAGTTGCAGATCTTTGTCTTTCCACCtatttgtcttaaaaataacttcagtTAATGGTCGTAGCCCAGTGTATGGTCATCCTTGGCATTGTTCCGTATATGCTTGAAGAGACTATTCTAGTTGCTAGGTCCAAGGCCAAGGGATACTGTGCagatattctgttttgtttacttattttacttATTGCCTGTTAAATTCTTCAGTCACAACTGCAGGTTATTTTCACTTAcaattctgtttctgttttttatgtAAGACCATGTGGTTAGGTTTGTAAAAGTTCAATATTATATTGTTTGTGACAATATTTAATTTATAGATTGACTGATGTTGTTTCTAGTAGTGATTTTGAGGCTCCCGCTTAAAGGGTGTTATTCCACCTCCCATTTGGACAGACTCTGAGGTTTGACTGTTGCTTCCCTCAGCCTGCCAAACAGCTACTCAGCCGTCTTTCAGATTGGCAGATGCCTTCAGGGCCACCACAGCTTTGGAGCTGGCCTGACTTTGTGACTTGGCCCTCTCTAGGTTGTAGGTTTGTGTGATGATTCGTTTTCAAttattgagaaattttatttttatttttttttattaattaattttttttggtttttcgagacagggtttctctgtagctatggagcctgtcctggaactagctcttgtagaccaggctggcctcgaactcacaaagatccacctgtctctgcctcccgagtgctgggattaaaggcgtgcgccaccaccgcccggcgagaaattttatttttataataagttTAGCTTTGTTCTTTGCTCTCAACAGAGATTTGCCAAAGTTgcaaggcatggtggctcatgcttgtaaaTCCCAGACCttaggacactgaggcaggaggattttaaatttgaggccagcctgtgctacaaagGAACTCCAATCCATCCTAATCAGTGACTTGCTTCCTCAGACAACAACACAAAATCCCAAAgaaatttatgatatttttagTTAGAAGTGTctctggtttgattttttttctaatgtttagTTCCCTGAAATATGctttattatataattaataactTTGGCCTCTCCTTGTACTGTGTAGGCTCCTTCAGTGTTTTTCCTGTGCCAACATGGGAGGGTAACAAGGCTTCTTGGGGAGCTGTGTGTCTGGGAATCGGTGTGTTGTTGCTCTGCAGCCTTACTCCAGGGTGGATAGAAGAGGCAGTGGATGCCATGCCCAGGCCCTACAAGCCAGAGTCAGAGTGCTCCCTGGCGTGCGCTTGCCGAAGGCTGCCCAGATAGGAAGGTCATTTGGTTATTTTGAAGAAACTCctgtgcttttcttcttcttttccatatATGGTAACTCCCTACCTTCTGCATACAGGGAGGATTGTAAGAGGCATGTGGGGAGGCAAGCCTGTGTCACGTGGGTCATTAGCTCCTTTCCTCTCACTTCTGTGTCAGTCCTGGTAACTGGGTCTAGtgtagtggttctcagccttcctaatgctgcagcttTTTAagatagttcctcatgttgtgctgacccaaccataaaattatttttgttgtgacTTCATAACTAACTTTGTACTGTAATAAATTGTAATTAAATATATTTGGAGATAAGATAAGGGGTTCTGACCCATAAATTGAGAACCGCTGGCCTAGGGCCTTCTGCTGGTTCTGGGTGGGAGATAGTGCCTCTTTCTTGCATCCCCCCTCTCTATCAGGCGCAAGTCTTTTTTGCTCTATTTATAAATACGCTTCAGTGAGATGTTGATCAttccttttctgttgttgaaTTTGCCCACCTGCTATTGGATCTTGGTTCTCTGTTGTGgatttatgtctttttaaaagctttttctcttttggataGAATCTTGGAGGGTATGCAGACCTGTGTGCTCAGGTGCCCAGTGTAATCTAGGACCTTCTGAGAAGAGAttagagggactggagagatggctcagcagttaagactacTTTAGCAGAGGCTCCCAGTTCAGTTTCAGTACCCACACTGTGACTCCAGCTGCAGGGCAtcttgatgccttcttctggtctaaTTGGGCATTGTATatgcacattcacatacaaaaatacatgtaattaaaagGGAATCTTTTCAAATTATAAATGCTTTGCTTAGAGAACCTTTATCAGTTTTTAGTGTTCACTGAGTAATGTATCAGTTATTTAGCTCTCCCCAGCTTTAACTCCA belongs to Microtus pennsylvanicus isolate mMicPen1 chromosome 8, mMicPen1.hap1, whole genome shotgun sequence and includes:
- the Pole4 gene encoding DNA polymerase epsilon subunit 4 — encoded protein: MAAAAAAAGSGTPREEEAPGGEAAATQAQAPTTAPGARLSRLPLARVKALVKADPDVTLAGQEAIFILARAAELFVETIAKDAYCCAQQGKRKTLQRRDLDNAIEAVDEFAFLEGTLD